A genomic window from Methylorubrum extorquens includes:
- the dnaE gene encoding DNA polymerase III subunit alpha produces the protein MARTLKEVGFVHLHVHSSYSLLEGGVKAGDLVKAAAADRQPALALTDTNNLFGALEFSEYAAKAGIQPIAGLQLTVCFEAPDPMARMPQAGCANIVLLAQDETGYGNLLRLGSRAHFDGPLGAAPNLAVSALEGNVEGLIGLTGGLTGPLDTSLRAGRADQAARRLEILKGAFGEERLYVEIQRHGLDDERAVERELLRLADTNGLGIVATNEPFFAKPGDYDAHDALLAIAEGRLVSDERRRRLTPRHAFTTRTAMMELFRDLPDALAASVEIAMRCAVRARTRKPILPNFASVAAGEAPPMAEVLAEAAEAPVQAVAADEPTELCRQAEAGLELRLKQHGTAPGFTEEDYRARLKFELDVIVKMKFPGYFLIVSDFIKWAKDHDIPVGPGRGSGAGSLVAWSLLITDLDPLRFGLLFERFLNPERVSMPDFDIDFCVEGRERVIRYVQQRYGERQVGQIITFGTLLARGVLRDVGRVLEMPYGQVDKLTKLVPQNPANPVTLAQAIEGEPKLQQAIEEEPIVARLVEISKKLEGLHRHASTHAAGVVIGDRPLEELVPLYRDPKTGMRVTQFNMKWVEQAGLVKFDFLGLKTLTMLRCCTDLLKQRGIEVDLAQIPLDDKKTYEPMGRGETVAVFQVESAGMRKALCEMQADRLEDIIALVALYRPGPMANIPVYCERKLGRDAGNEASWYSHPMLEPILKETFGIIVYQEQVMEVAKVLAGYTLGEADMLRRAMGKKIKAEMDAQRDRFVKGCLDSGIAQAKANEIFDLLAKFADYGFNKSHAAAYALVTYQTAYLKANHPVEFLAAAMTLDIDNTDKLAEFRQDAQRLKITVEPPSVNTSGVVFDVDKGRILYALAAIKGVGRAAVESIVAARGDTPFKDLACFARRLNPRHVNKRTLENLIAAGALDCIEPDRARAWAAVEPMMKMAQGAAEAETSGITDMFGGVASVDVALRIPAHEFWTHTDKLKRECDAIGFFLSGHPLDEYGPILEKLRVQSWADFCRGVRAGTASVGRIAASVLDRSERRTKSGNKLGIVILSDQTGHFEAIIFSEGLNQYRDILEPGRPLVLTIQANLEGEDVRARITTAEPLDQAAARHQKGMRIFLRDDRALSSVQQRLTLRGEGEVSLILILDGGEREVEVRLKDRYQATPQVAGALRAVPGVVQVEVN, from the coding sequence ATGGCGCGCACACTCAAAGAGGTCGGCTTCGTCCACCTCCATGTCCACTCGTCCTACTCGCTGCTCGAAGGCGGCGTGAAGGCGGGCGATCTCGTCAAGGCGGCCGCGGCCGACCGGCAGCCCGCGCTCGCGCTCACCGACACCAACAACCTGTTCGGGGCGCTGGAATTCTCCGAATACGCCGCCAAGGCCGGAATCCAGCCGATCGCCGGCCTCCAGCTCACGGTGTGCTTCGAGGCGCCGGACCCGATGGCGCGGATGCCGCAGGCCGGCTGCGCCAACATCGTACTGCTCGCCCAGGACGAGACCGGCTACGGCAACCTCCTGCGGCTCGGCAGCCGGGCCCATTTCGACGGCCCGCTCGGCGCCGCGCCCAACCTCGCCGTCTCGGCACTCGAGGGCAACGTCGAGGGACTGATCGGCCTGACCGGCGGGCTCACGGGGCCCCTCGACACCAGCCTGCGCGCCGGCCGCGCCGATCAGGCCGCGCGCCGCCTGGAAATCCTGAAGGGGGCGTTCGGCGAGGAGCGCCTCTACGTCGAGATCCAGCGCCACGGCCTCGACGACGAACGCGCGGTCGAGCGCGAATTGCTGCGGCTCGCCGACACGAACGGCCTCGGCATCGTCGCGACGAACGAGCCGTTCTTCGCCAAGCCCGGCGATTACGACGCCCACGACGCGCTGCTCGCCATCGCCGAGGGCCGCCTCGTCTCCGACGAGCGCCGCCGTCGCCTCACCCCGCGTCACGCCTTCACCACGCGCACCGCGATGATGGAGCTGTTCCGCGATCTGCCGGACGCGCTCGCAGCCTCCGTCGAGATCGCCATGCGCTGCGCCGTTCGGGCGCGCACCCGCAAACCCATCCTGCCGAACTTCGCCAGCGTCGCCGCGGGCGAGGCCCCGCCCATGGCCGAGGTGCTGGCCGAGGCCGCCGAGGCGCCGGTTCAGGCGGTGGCCGCCGACGAGCCGACCGAGTTGTGCCGTCAGGCCGAGGCCGGGCTGGAGCTGCGCTTGAAGCAGCACGGCACCGCCCCCGGTTTCACCGAGGAGGATTACCGCGCGCGGCTGAAGTTCGAGCTCGATGTCATCGTCAAGATGAAGTTCCCAGGCTACTTCCTGATCGTCTCGGACTTCATCAAGTGGGCCAAGGACCACGACATCCCCGTCGGACCCGGCCGCGGCTCGGGCGCGGGCTCCCTGGTGGCGTGGTCGCTCCTCATCACCGATCTCGATCCGCTTCGGTTCGGCCTGCTGTTCGAGCGCTTTCTGAACCCTGAGCGCGTCTCGATGCCGGACTTCGACATCGACTTCTGCGTCGAGGGCCGCGAGCGGGTGATCCGCTACGTGCAGCAGCGCTACGGCGAGCGGCAGGTCGGGCAGATCATCACCTTCGGTACCCTGCTCGCCCGCGGCGTGCTGCGCGACGTCGGCCGCGTGCTGGAAATGCCCTACGGGCAGGTCGACAAGCTGACCAAGCTCGTGCCGCAGAACCCGGCCAACCCCGTGACGCTGGCCCAGGCGATCGAGGGCGAGCCGAAGCTCCAGCAGGCGATCGAGGAGGAGCCGATCGTCGCCCGCCTCGTCGAGATCTCGAAGAAGCTCGAAGGCCTGCACCGCCACGCCTCGACCCACGCCGCCGGCGTGGTGATCGGCGACCGGCCCCTCGAAGAGCTGGTGCCGCTCTACCGAGACCCGAAGACGGGCATGCGGGTGACCCAGTTCAACATGAAGTGGGTCGAGCAAGCCGGCTTGGTGAAGTTCGACTTCCTCGGCCTCAAGACCCTGACGATGCTGCGTTGCTGCACCGACCTCTTGAAGCAGCGCGGCATCGAGGTCGATCTCGCCCAGATCCCGCTCGACGACAAGAAAACCTACGAGCCGATGGGCCGGGGCGAGACCGTTGCGGTGTTCCAGGTGGAATCCGCCGGCATGCGCAAGGCGCTCTGCGAGATGCAGGCCGACCGCCTGGAGGACATCATCGCGCTGGTGGCGCTCTACCGGCCGGGCCCGATGGCCAACATCCCGGTCTATTGCGAGCGCAAGCTCGGGCGCGACGCCGGCAACGAGGCCTCTTGGTACTCACACCCGATGCTGGAGCCGATCCTGAAGGAGACCTTCGGGATCATCGTCTACCAAGAGCAGGTGATGGAGGTCGCCAAGGTTCTGGCCGGCTACACCCTGGGCGAGGCCGACATGCTCCGCCGCGCCATGGGCAAGAAGATCAAAGCGGAGATGGACGCCCAGCGCGACCGCTTCGTGAAGGGCTGCCTCGACAGCGGAATCGCGCAGGCGAAGGCCAACGAGATCTTCGACCTACTCGCGAAGTTCGCGGATTACGGCTTCAACAAGTCCCACGCGGCGGCCTACGCGCTGGTGACCTACCAGACCGCCTATCTCAAGGCGAACCATCCGGTCGAGTTCCTGGCCGCGGCCATGACGCTCGACATCGACAACACCGACAAGCTCGCCGAATTCCGCCAGGACGCGCAGCGCCTGAAGATCACCGTCGAGCCGCCCTCGGTGAACACCTCCGGCGTGGTGTTCGACGTGGATAAGGGGCGCATCCTCTACGCGCTCGCCGCGATCAAGGGCGTCGGCCGCGCGGCGGTGGAATCGATCGTCGCCGCCCGCGGCGACACACCGTTCAAGGACCTCGCCTGTTTCGCCCGGCGCCTGAACCCGCGCCACGTCAACAAGCGCACGCTGGAGAACCTGATCGCGGCCGGGGCGCTCGACTGCATCGAGCCGGACCGGGCGCGGGCCTGGGCCGCGGTCGAGCCGATGATGAAGATGGCCCAGGGCGCGGCCGAGGCCGAGACCTCGGGCATCACCGACATGTTCGGCGGCGTCGCTTCGGTGGATGTGGCGTTGCGCATCCCAGCCCACGAGTTCTGGACCCACACCGACAAGCTGAAGCGCGAATGCGACGCCATCGGCTTCTTCCTCTCGGGCCATCCGCTCGACGAGTACGGACCGATCCTCGAAAAGCTGCGGGTCCAGTCCTGGGCCGATTTCTGCCGGGGGGTGCGGGCGGGCACGGCCAGCGTGGGCCGCATCGCCGCCTCGGTGCTCGACCGCTCGGAGCGGCGCACCAAGAGCGGCAACAAGCTCGGCATCGTCATCCTCTCGGACCAGACCGGGCATTTCGAGGCGATCATCTTCTCCGAGGGGCTCAACCAGTACCGCGACATCCTCGAACCCGGCCGGCCGCTGGTGCTGACGATCCAGGCCAACCTGGAGGGCGAGGACGTGCGCGCCCGCATCACCACCGCCGAGCCGCTCGATCAGGCCGCCGCCCGCCACCAGAAGGGCATGCGCATCTTCCTGCGCGACGACCGCGCCTTGAGTTCGGTGCAGCAGCGCCTGACCCTGCGCGGCGAGGGCGAGGTCTCGCTGATCCTCATTCTCGACGGCGGCGAGCGCGAGGTCGAGGTGCGCCTGAAGGACCGCTATCAGGCGACCCCGCAAGTCGCGGGGGCGCTGCGCGCCGTGCCGGGGGTGGTTCAGGTCGAGGTGAACTGA
- a CDS encoding metal ABC transporter permease: MTLADLLDFLIGPFVEFGFMRRALAGCLALSLSAPPLGVFLMLRRMSLMSEAMSHAILPGAAAGFLVAGLSLPAMTLGGLVAGLAVALAAGLVTRSTVLKEDASLAAFYLISLAGGVFLVSLRGSQVDLLHILFGTVLALDDDALTLLGGISSLTLVALALLYRPLVIECVDPLFLRTVSRAGGPVHSAFLALVVVNLVGGFQALGTLLAVGLMLLPAITARFWAADLSGLIPVAMLVSMLSSVTGLLVSYHAGIRLPTGPAIVLAAGALYLVSMLVGPRGGLLHRLVRRRHLEA; the protein is encoded by the coding sequence GTGACGCTTGCCGATCTGCTTGATTTCCTGATCGGCCCCTTCGTCGAGTTCGGCTTCATGCGCCGGGCGCTCGCCGGGTGCCTCGCCCTATCGCTGTCGGCGCCGCCGCTCGGGGTCTTCCTGATGCTGCGCCGGATGAGCCTGATGAGCGAGGCGATGAGCCACGCTATCCTGCCCGGCGCCGCCGCGGGCTTCCTCGTCGCCGGGCTGTCGCTGCCGGCGATGACGCTGGGCGGACTCGTGGCCGGACTCGCGGTGGCTTTGGCCGCCGGGCTCGTCACCCGCTCGACCGTGCTGAAGGAGGATGCGAGTCTGGCCGCCTTCTACCTGATCTCGCTGGCGGGCGGGGTGTTCCTCGTGTCGCTGCGCGGCTCGCAGGTCGATCTGCTGCACATCCTGTTCGGCACCGTGCTGGCGCTCGACGACGACGCGCTCACGCTGCTCGGCGGTATCAGTAGCCTCACACTGGTCGCGCTCGCCCTGCTCTACCGCCCGCTGGTGATCGAGTGCGTCGATCCGCTGTTCCTGCGCACCGTCAGCCGCGCCGGCGGCCCTGTGCACTCGGCCTTCCTCGCGCTGGTGGTGGTCAACCTCGTCGGAGGGTTCCAAGCGCTCGGCACGCTGCTGGCGGTCGGCCTGATGCTGCTGCCGGCGATCACCGCCCGGTTCTGGGCCGCCGACCTGTCGGGCCTGATCCCCGTGGCGATGCTGGTCTCGATGCTCTCCAGCGTGACCGGCCTGCTCGTCTCCTACCATGCCGGCATCCGGCTCCCGACCGGGCCGGCGATCGTGCTGGCAGCGGGCGCGCTCTACCTCGTCTCGATGCTGGTCGGCCCCCGCGGGGGCCTGCTCCACCGCCTCGTACGGCGGCGTCACTTGGAGGCGTGA
- the aztA gene encoding zinc ABC transporter ATP-binding protein AztA, with product MSGEAVRAGAIRFRGLTLGYDRHPAVHHLDGTIAPGDLLAVVGPNGAGKSTLLKGIVGEIRPLDGSVEAGPRSGAVAYLPQAAEIDRSFPLSVLDLVAMGLWRPIGAWRSLTRQRSRLIEALAAVGLNGFEDRPIGTLSGGQFQRALFARLILQDARIILLDEPFTGIDERTTADLLTLIRGWHREGRTVVAALHDLGQVRAHFASTLVLARRPIAWGPTREVLTPPVLARALRLSEAWDEAAAICRHDAHEHDAHEAHHGTDHGGSAEPQVPGHSHSHDHHEHGHHDHDHGRAHHGAVS from the coding sequence GTGAGTGGCGAGGCGGTGCGCGCAGGCGCCATCCGGTTCCGGGGCCTGACGCTCGGCTACGACCGGCATCCGGCGGTTCACCATCTCGACGGCACCATCGCGCCCGGCGACCTGCTCGCCGTGGTCGGACCGAACGGCGCGGGCAAGTCGACCCTTCTGAAAGGCATCGTCGGCGAGATCCGCCCGCTCGACGGGAGCGTCGAGGCGGGGCCGCGCTCCGGCGCCGTCGCCTACCTGCCGCAGGCCGCCGAGATCGACCGCAGCTTCCCCTTGAGCGTCCTCGACCTCGTGGCGATGGGGCTGTGGCGCCCGATCGGCGCGTGGCGCAGCCTCACCCGCCAGCGCAGCCGCCTGATCGAGGCGCTCGCGGCGGTCGGGCTCAACGGCTTCGAGGACCGACCGATCGGCACCCTCTCCGGCGGGCAGTTCCAGCGCGCCCTGTTCGCCCGGCTGATCCTGCAGGACGCGCGGATCATCCTGCTCGACGAGCCCTTCACGGGCATCGACGAGCGCACCACCGCCGACCTGCTGACTCTGATCCGCGGCTGGCACCGCGAGGGCCGGACCGTGGTCGCGGCCCTGCACGACCTCGGTCAGGTGCGCGCGCATTTCGCCTCGACCCTCGTTCTGGCCCGCCGGCCCATCGCCTGGGGGCCGACGCGCGAAGTGCTGACGCCGCCGGTGCTGGCCCGGGCGCTGCGCCTGTCGGAAGCCTGGGACGAGGCGGCCGCGATCTGCCGCCATGACGCACACGAGCATGACGCGCACGAGGCGCATCATGGGACGGACCACGGAGGCTCCGCGGAGCCGCAGGTTCCGGGGCACAGCCACAGCCACGATCATCACGAGCACGGCCATCATGATCACGACCATGGCCGCGCGCATCACGGGGCCGTCTCGTGA